The Fundidesulfovibrio putealis DSM 16056 genome includes a window with the following:
- a CDS encoding ATP-binding protein produces MKRRSDDPREAAPEDPESLRDKLMGLGERSMRKSYYPELRARMEELERFRTLLDNASDLIFVVEADSGRITDINETALRKMGTTREQMAGTFLHALLSPGQEQALAGLLRGEVDTHRAAVVFSLPLAGGGRFPAEITTSVLGLDHRSLAVVMARDVTARLESQKELARAWGYLRSIVDAMPSLLVGVNENLEVTLLNAHCAAMAGVGAGDVRDDQGKTGKLLSDVLPWLPELPKALLDTMKDGNTRTLRRLSGKGPGGAAWYDVTIFPLNQGRQEAVARIDDVSSRVRMEEVLMQTEKMLSVGALAAGMAHEINNPLAGILQGVQSVLRRFSPELPANRAAAQRTGLDLGVMNAYLEDREIPSMLRSVQESGIRASRIVSNILEFSRRSDMSKAQVQLSQLVDKALELAVNEFDLKKKYDFRHVRITRVDAPDLPSVWCVPTQVEQVILNLLKNAAQAMAAAGTVEPAITVRTGWCEGMACVEVEDNGPGMDESVRERVFEPFFTTKRVGEGTGLGLSVVYYIVVEQHEGRVGVRSAPGEGTAISIRLPMNAPEGPSRRG; encoded by the coding sequence ATGAAGCGGCGCTCTGATGACCCACGGGAGGCTGCTCCCGAGGATCCGGAGAGCCTGCGTGACAAGCTCATGGGGCTTGGCGAGCGCTCCATGCGCAAGAGCTACTACCCGGAGCTGCGGGCGCGCATGGAAGAACTGGAGCGTTTCCGGACGCTTCTGGACAACGCCAGCGACCTGATCTTCGTGGTGGAGGCCGATTCGGGGCGCATCACGGACATCAATGAGACCGCCTTGCGCAAGATGGGCACGACCCGCGAACAGATGGCCGGAACCTTTCTGCATGCGCTGCTCTCGCCCGGACAGGAGCAGGCGCTTGCCGGGCTCCTGCGCGGCGAGGTGGACACCCATCGGGCCGCCGTGGTGTTCAGCCTTCCCCTGGCCGGAGGAGGGAGGTTCCCGGCGGAGATCACCACATCCGTACTGGGCCTGGACCATCGCTCCCTGGCAGTGGTGATGGCACGGGACGTGACCGCTCGGCTGGAATCCCAGAAGGAGCTGGCGCGCGCCTGGGGCTATCTCCGTTCCATCGTGGACGCCATGCCTTCTCTGCTGGTCGGCGTGAACGAAAATTTAGAAGTCACCCTGCTCAATGCCCACTGCGCCGCCATGGCCGGTGTCGGCGCCGGGGATGTGCGGGATGACCAGGGAAAGACGGGAAAGCTGCTCTCGGACGTCCTGCCGTGGCTGCCCGAGTTGCCCAAGGCCCTTCTGGACACCATGAAGGACGGCAACACTCGGACGCTGCGCCGCCTGTCCGGCAAGGGGCCGGGCGGGGCCGCCTGGTACGACGTCACGATCTTTCCTTTGAACCAGGGCAGGCAGGAGGCCGTTGCCCGCATCGACGACGTGAGCAGCCGGGTGCGCATGGAAGAGGTGCTCATGCAGACGGAGAAGATGCTCTCCGTCGGAGCCCTGGCCGCAGGCATGGCCCACGAGATCAACAACCCCCTGGCCGGAATTCTTCAGGGCGTGCAGTCCGTGCTGCGCCGCTTCAGCCCGGAGCTGCCCGCGAACCGCGCAGCCGCCCAGCGCACAGGCCTGGACCTGGGCGTGATGAACGCCTACCTGGAGGACCGGGAAATCCCCTCCATGTTGCGTTCGGTGCAGGAGTCCGGCATCCGGGCGTCGCGCATCGTCTCAAACATACTGGAGTTCAGCCGCCGCTCCGACATGAGCAAGGCCCAGGTCCAGCTTTCACAGCTGGTGGACAAGGCCCTGGAGCTTGCGGTCAACGAGTTCGACCTCAAGAAGAAGTACGATTTCCGCCATGTGCGCATCACCCGCGTGGATGCGCCGGACCTTCCTTCCGTCTGGTGCGTCCCCACGCAGGTCGAACAGGTCATCCTGAACCTCCTGAAGAACGCGGCCCAGGCCATGGCCGCCGCCGGAACGGTTGAGCCCGCCATCACCGTTCGAACCGGCTGGTGCGAGGGCATGGCCTGCGTGGAGGTGGAGGACAACGGCCCCGGCATGGATGAGTCCGTGCGCGAACGCGTGTTCGAGCCGTTCTTCACAACCAAGCGAGTGGGAGAGGGGACCGGGCTTGGCCTTTCCGTGGTCTACTATATCGTCGTCGAGCAGCACGAGGGGCGGGTGGGAGTGCGTTCCGCGCCCGGAGAGGGGACGGCGATCTCCATCCGTCTGCCCATGAACGCCCCGGAAGGCCCGTCCCGCCGAGGTTGA
- the lon gene encoding endopeptidase La, with product MTSFFSDDQPRRAGSLRLPVMSLREVVMFPRSIVPLFVGREASIKAIENAVSTYDKKIFLVAQRTPETEKPQEEDLFRMGTVSKILQMLRLPDGTIKVLFEGLYRAEWDEDGLEGFEDEFPTARVSRMAEDDGEGSEAEALVRTAHEAMEHYGRVNKKLAPETILAINAQTAPGRLADAIMPHLKVDYIKKQEILEQLDPNKRLEDAFALLQGEIEISSIEKKIKSRVKQQMEKNQREYYLNEQLKAIHKEMGRDEDPLAEVAEFEQRLKDKDLPDDAREKALRELKKMKNTPPSSAEYTVVRNYVEWILDLPWNTLQDVQIDVNKAKETLDADHYGLDKPKERILEYLAVQSLVEKMKGPILCLVGPPGVGKTSLAKSIARAMDREFVRLSLGGVRDEAEIRGHRRTYVGALPGKILQSLKRVKYNNPVFCLDEVDKMSTDFRGDPSSALLEVLDPEQNYAFGDHYLDLDYDLSKVFFITTANALHTIPLPLQDRMEIIRIPGYLETEKAQIAKHFLLPKKIAENGLKPENISVSDGAVLEVIRQYTREAGVRNVERELASLCRKTARKLVEGGDREATFQITRQTLPQYLGVPKFRHGEMEDAPQVGVSTGLAYTEMGGEMLMVETALMPGAGKVEITGKLGDVMQESAKAALSYIRSRSASFGLKPDFHKEIDIHIHVPEGATPKDGPSAGITLATAMVSALLNMPVRNDLAMTGEITLRGRVLPIGGLREKLLAAHRGQIKKVLIPDDNAKDLKEVPEAILKELEIVQVKNMDEVLEQAIICEAPGKLFCGRDNAVEPLASSLLKAEYQHHTRH from the coding sequence ATGACGAGCTTTTTCTCCGACGACCAGCCCCGCCGCGCCGGCAGCCTTCGTCTGCCGGTGATGAGCCTGCGCGAGGTGGTCATGTTCCCCCGGTCCATCGTGCCGTTGTTCGTTGGCCGGGAAGCCTCCATCAAAGCCATCGAGAACGCCGTCTCCACCTACGACAAGAAGATCTTCCTGGTGGCCCAGCGCACCCCGGAGACGGAAAAACCCCAGGAAGAAGACCTCTTCCGCATGGGCACGGTCAGCAAAATCCTCCAGATGCTGCGCCTCCCCGACGGCACCATCAAGGTCCTGTTCGAGGGCCTGTACCGCGCCGAATGGGATGAGGACGGCCTGGAAGGCTTCGAGGACGAATTCCCCACGGCCCGCGTCTCCCGCATGGCCGAGGACGACGGCGAAGGCAGCGAAGCCGAGGCCCTGGTGCGCACCGCGCACGAGGCCATGGAGCACTACGGCCGCGTGAACAAGAAGCTCGCGCCCGAGACCATCCTGGCGATAAACGCCCAGACCGCCCCCGGCCGTCTGGCCGACGCCATCATGCCCCACCTCAAGGTGGACTACATCAAGAAGCAGGAAATCCTCGAGCAGCTGGACCCCAACAAGCGCCTGGAAGACGCCTTCGCGCTCCTGCAGGGCGAGATCGAAATCTCCTCCATCGAGAAGAAGATCAAGAGCCGCGTCAAGCAGCAGATGGAGAAGAACCAGCGCGAATATTACCTGAACGAACAGCTCAAGGCCATCCACAAGGAAATGGGCCGTGACGAGGACCCCCTGGCCGAAGTCGCCGAGTTCGAGCAGCGCCTGAAGGACAAGGACCTGCCCGACGACGCCCGCGAGAAGGCCCTGCGCGAGCTGAAGAAGATGAAGAACACGCCGCCGTCCTCCGCAGAGTACACGGTGGTGCGAAACTACGTGGAATGGATCCTGGACCTGCCCTGGAATACCCTCCAGGACGTCCAGATCGACGTTAACAAGGCCAAGGAGACCCTGGACGCCGACCACTACGGCCTGGACAAGCCCAAGGAACGCATCCTCGAGTATCTTGCCGTTCAGAGCCTGGTGGAGAAGATGAAAGGCCCCATCCTGTGCCTGGTGGGACCTCCGGGCGTGGGCAAGACCTCGCTGGCCAAGTCCATCGCCAGGGCCATGGACCGCGAGTTCGTGCGCCTGTCGCTTGGCGGCGTGCGCGACGAGGCCGAAATCAGGGGCCACAGGCGCACCTACGTGGGCGCGCTGCCCGGCAAGATCCTGCAGTCGCTCAAGCGGGTGAAGTACAACAACCCCGTGTTCTGCCTGGACGAAGTGGACAAAATGTCCACCGACTTCCGGGGCGACCCGTCATCCGCGCTCCTCGAGGTGCTGGACCCCGAGCAGAACTACGCCTTTGGCGACCACTACCTGGACCTGGATTACGACCTGTCCAAGGTGTTCTTCATCACCACGGCCAACGCCCTGCACACCATCCCGCTGCCGCTGCAGGACCGCATGGAGATCATCCGCATCCCCGGCTACCTGGAGACGGAGAAGGCCCAGATCGCAAAACACTTCCTGCTGCCCAAGAAGATCGCCGAGAACGGCCTGAAGCCCGAGAACATCAGCGTGTCCGACGGGGCCGTCCTGGAGGTCATCCGCCAGTACACCCGCGAGGCGGGCGTTCGAAACGTCGAGCGCGAGCTGGCCTCCCTGTGCCGCAAGACCGCGCGCAAGCTGGTGGAAGGCGGCGACCGCGAAGCCACTTTCCAGATCACCCGCCAGACCCTGCCCCAGTATCTGGGCGTGCCCAAGTTCCGCCACGGCGAGATGGAGGACGCCCCCCAGGTGGGCGTGTCCACCGGCCTGGCCTACACCGAGATGGGCGGCGAGATGCTCATGGTGGAGACCGCGCTCATGCCCGGCGCGGGCAAGGTGGAGATCACCGGGAAGCTCGGCGACGTGATGCAGGAGTCGGCCAAGGCCGCGCTCTCCTACATCCGGTCGCGCTCCGCGTCGTTTGGCCTGAAGCCTGACTTCCACAAGGAAATCGACATCCACATCCACGTCCCCGAGGGCGCAACCCCCAAGGACGGCCCAAGCGCGGGCATCACCCTGGCCACGGCCATGGTCTCGGCGCTTCTGAACATGCCCGTCAGGAACGATCTGGCCATGACCGGCGAGATCACCCTGCGCGGGCGCGTGCTGCCCATCGGCGGCCTTCGTGAGAAGCTCCTGGCAGCGCATCGCGGGCAGATCAAGAAGGTGCTCATCCCCGACGACAACGCCAAGGACCTGAAGGAAGTGCCCGAGGCCATCCTGAAGGAACTGGAGATCGTCCAGGTCAAGAACATGGACGAGGTGTTGGAGCAGGCCATCATCTGCGAGGCTCCTGGCAAGCTCTTCTGCGGCAGGGACAACGCCGTGGAGCCGCTGGCCTCAAGCCTTCTCAAGGCCGAATACCAGCACCACACGCGTCACTAG
- a CDS encoding LOG family protein has product MKSVCVFLGSNPGTSPAYAEAAVSLGGLLAARGIDLVYGGAKNGLMGILAKAVVQAGGRAVGVLPGFLKAKELAFEGLAELHEVDSMHERKAKMAELSGGFIAMPGGLGTLEEIFEVATWGQLGLHAKPVGFYNVLGFYDSLLGFLDHTVTQGFVKPAHRGNLLASDDPAALLDMMEQFKPAVQGKWYGLEKS; this is encoded by the coding sequence GTGAAAAGCGTCTGCGTTTTCCTGGGGTCCAACCCCGGCACGTCGCCCGCCTACGCCGAGGCTGCCGTATCCCTCGGCGGGCTTCTGGCCGCACGCGGCATCGACCTGGTGTACGGCGGGGCCAAGAATGGCCTGATGGGCATCCTGGCCAAGGCGGTGGTCCAGGCGGGCGGACGCGCAGTGGGCGTGCTGCCGGGGTTCCTCAAGGCCAAGGAGCTGGCCTTCGAGGGGCTGGCGGAACTCCACGAGGTGGACTCCATGCATGAGCGCAAGGCCAAAATGGCCGAGCTCTCGGGCGGGTTCATCGCCATGCCCGGGGGGCTGGGCACCCTGGAGGAAATCTTCGAGGTGGCCACCTGGGGGCAGCTTGGGCTGCACGCCAAGCCGGTGGGCTTTTACAACGTGCTTGGCTTCTACGACTCGCTGCTGGGCTTTCTGGACCACACCGTGACCCAGGGCTTCGTGAAGCCCGCCCATCGGGGAAACCTGCTGGCTTCGGACGATCCTGCGGCGCTCTTGGACATGATGGAGCAGTTCAAGCCCGCCGTGCAGGGCAAGTGGTACGGCCTGGAGAAGAGCTGA
- the clpP gene encoding ATP-dependent Clp endopeptidase proteolytic subunit ClpP, protein MHAQIPIVIETTGRTERAYDIYSRLLKDRIILLGTPVDDHVANVICAQLLFLESEDPKKEISIYINSPGGSVTAGMAIYDTMQFISCPVATLCMGQAASMGALLLTAGAKGMRHALPNARIMIHQPMGGFQGQATDIDIHAREIIRMRERLNEILAKHTGTDIDKIRDDTDRDYFMTPEEAVKYGLIDKVISSRQSQEEENK, encoded by the coding sequence GTGCACGCCCAGATACCCATTGTCATCGAGACCACAGGGCGCACCGAGCGCGCCTACGACATCTATTCGCGTCTGCTCAAGGATCGGATCATCCTGCTTGGAACCCCCGTGGACGACCACGTGGCCAACGTGATCTGCGCCCAGCTTCTTTTCCTGGAGTCCGAGGACCCCAAGAAGGAAATCTCCATCTACATCAACTCCCCCGGCGGCTCCGTCACTGCCGGCATGGCCATTTACGACACCATGCAGTTCATCTCCTGTCCTGTCGCCACCCTGTGCATGGGCCAGGCCGCCAGCATGGGCGCGCTGCTGCTGACCGCCGGAGCCAAGGGCATGCGCCACGCCCTGCCCAACGCCCGCATCATGATCCATCAGCCCATGGGCGGCTTCCAGGGACAGGCCACGGATATTGACATTCACGCCCGCGAGATTATTCGCATGAGGGAACGGTTGAACGAAATCCTGGCCAAACACACTGGCACGGATATTGATAAGATTCGCGACGACACCGATCGCGATTACTTCATGACCCCGGAAGAAGCCGTGAAATACGGACTTATCGACAAGGTCATCAGTTCGCGCCAGTCCCAGGAAGAAGAGAACAAGTAG
- a CDS encoding 4Fe-4S dicluster domain-containing protein, which translates to MVDMVSPHATKLGTHHFAFLSCHHCEDAKCVAACKHNAMQRTAEGVVRVTEENCEGCADCVHACPWHVPRVMGDTPTVKCNLCDGRAAHGETPECVKTCPKGALMLVRLSELATHGRPEYAQKFFMRNFLKGGESIHD; encoded by the coding sequence ATGGTGGACATGGTGTCTCCACATGCAACAAAGCTTGGTACGCACCATTTTGCGTTTCTCTCCTGTCATCACTGCGAGGATGCCAAGTGCGTGGCCGCTTGCAAGCACAACGCCATGCAGCGCACGGCTGAGGGCGTGGTCCGCGTAACCGAGGAAAACTGCGAAGGCTGCGCCGATTGCGTCCATGCCTGCCCCTGGCATGTGCCACGGGTCATGGGCGACACGCCCACTGTGAAGTGCAATCTGTGCGACGGCAGGGCTGCGCATGGAGAGACTCCGGAATGCGTGAAGACTTGCCCGAAAGGCGCGCTCATGCTGGTGCGTTTGTCGGAATTGGCCACGCATGGCAGGCCGGAGTACGCGCAGAAATTCTTCATGCGTAATTTCTTGAAGGGCGGCGAGTCCATTCATGACTGA
- the tig gene encoding trigger factor — MDYTVTEVSPVETKIEVKVPAEEINASLMATTAIYRQNMDLRGFRKGKVPSSIVESKFRTQIMREAANDLMNVHINEIMSNLKYLAIAKLDVSPVELEKDKAIDYVITFEHCPNFELPVYEGLEVEEEEALASDAEVDQVIERIRGNLAELKVVKEARLPQDGDVVVVSFNATENGEPVPGVRAENFQLSLGEGQALEDFEALVKKTMPGADNTGTMSFPADFINQDLAGKTVDLNITVHIIKEKELPPIDDELAKKAGSFEGLEKLKEAISKSYVQSRQQLFKAAAQKKLLDAMLASVDFELPPSLVAEQLDLLVNDAKHKIERTGKAPEALGKSDEELRKEFEPKALEIVKSQLLLIKLSDKEGIETTPQEMDAYFMQVASRTGQDVLAVKQHYEQNGLVIPVRDKILADKAMELVYSKAKVTKVPVKEAEAKA, encoded by the coding sequence ATGGATTATACCGTTACCGAAGTGTCCCCGGTCGAGACCAAGATCGAGGTCAAGGTCCCCGCCGAGGAGATCAACGCCTCCCTCATGGCCACCACCGCCATCTACCGTCAGAACATGGACCTGCGCGGTTTCCGTAAGGGGAAGGTTCCTTCCAGCATCGTCGAGTCCAAGTTCCGCACCCAGATCATGCGCGAGGCCGCCAACGACCTGATGAACGTGCACATCAACGAGATCATGTCCAACCTCAAGTACCTGGCCATCGCCAAGCTCGATGTCAGCCCGGTGGAACTCGAGAAGGACAAGGCCATTGATTACGTCATCACCTTCGAGCATTGCCCCAATTTCGAGCTGCCCGTGTACGAAGGTCTCGAGGTCGAGGAAGAGGAAGCTCTGGCCAGCGACGCCGAAGTGGATCAGGTCATCGAGCGCATCCGGGGCAATCTGGCCGAACTGAAGGTGGTCAAGGAAGCGCGCCTGCCCCAGGACGGCGACGTGGTCGTGGTCAGCTTCAACGCCACAGAGAACGGCGAGCCCGTCCCCGGCGTTCGCGCCGAGAACTTCCAGCTGTCGCTGGGCGAAGGCCAGGCCCTGGAAGACTTCGAGGCCCTGGTGAAAAAGACCATGCCCGGCGCAGACAACACCGGCACCATGAGCTTCCCCGCCGACTTCATCAACCAGGACCTTGCCGGAAAGACCGTGGACCTGAACATCACCGTCCACATCATCAAGGAAAAGGAACTGCCCCCCATCGACGACGAGCTGGCCAAGAAGGCCGGCAGCTTCGAGGGCCTGGAGAAGCTCAAGGAAGCCATCTCCAAGTCCTACGTGCAGAGCCGCCAGCAGCTCTTCAAGGCCGCCGCCCAGAAGAAGCTCCTGGACGCCATGCTCGCCAGCGTCGACTTCGAACTGCCGCCTTCCCTGGTTGCCGAACAGCTCGACCTGCTGGTGAACGACGCCAAGCACAAGATCGAGCGTACCGGCAAGGCTCCCGAAGCCCTGGGCAAGTCCGACGAGGAACTGCGCAAGGAATTCGAGCCCAAGGCCCTGGAGATCGTCAAGTCCCAGCTGCTGCTGATCAAGCTCTCCGACAAGGAAGGCATCGAGACCACCCCCCAGGAAATGGACGCCTACTTCATGCAGGTGGCCTCCCGCACCGGGCAGGACGTGCTGGCCGTGAAGCAGCACTACGAGCAGAACGGGCTGGTCATTCCCGTTCGGGACAAGATTTTGGCGGACAAGGCCATGGAGCTGGTGTATTCCAAGGCCAAGGTCACCAAGGTTCCCGTCAAGGAAGCCGAAGCCAAGGCCTAG
- the clpX gene encoding ATP-dependent Clp protease ATP-binding subunit ClpX translates to MTKKKTPVSSDLCCSFCGKNQDEVQRLIAGPDVYICDECVSLCNEIIAQESLNEEVEDGKLLPPSEIKRLLDEYVIGQDYAKKILAVAVHNHYKRVFYSGGAKGGDVELDKSNILLIGPTGSGKTLLAQTLARILKVPFAIADATTLTEAGYVGEDVENILVQLLQNADYDIEAASKGIIYIDEIDKIARKSDSPSITRDVSGEGVQQALLKIIEGTEANIPPKGGRKHPQQEFIRLNTANILFIVGGAFIGLEKIVQQRNRGSSLGFGAKMEGKREDDMSKLLMQSHPSDLVKFGLIPEFVGRIPIITSLTELTEEDLIRILTEPKNALVKQYMKLFDLDKVRLRFTTNALAAIARKAIERKTGARGLRNVMENIMLEIMYQLPSLTGVTECVINKAVVEKGQEPLLFYQQEVKTA, encoded by the coding sequence ATGACTAAAAAGAAGACCCCAGTCTCCTCGGACCTGTGCTGCTCCTTTTGCGGCAAAAACCAGGACGAGGTCCAGCGCCTCATCGCAGGCCCCGATGTCTACATCTGCGACGAGTGCGTCTCCTTGTGCAATGAGATCATCGCCCAGGAAAGCCTGAACGAGGAAGTCGAGGACGGCAAGCTCCTGCCTCCCTCGGAGATCAAGCGCCTGCTCGACGAGTACGTCATCGGACAGGACTACGCCAAGAAGATCCTGGCCGTGGCCGTGCACAACCACTACAAGCGCGTGTTCTACTCCGGCGGCGCCAAGGGCGGCGACGTGGAACTGGACAAGTCCAACATCCTGCTGATCGGCCCCACCGGCTCCGGCAAGACGCTCCTGGCCCAGACCCTGGCGCGCATCCTCAAGGTGCCCTTCGCCATCGCCGACGCCACCACCCTGACCGAAGCCGGTTACGTCGGCGAGGACGTGGAGAACATCCTGGTCCAGCTGCTCCAGAACGCCGACTACGACATCGAGGCGGCTTCCAAGGGCATCATCTACATCGACGAGATCGACAAGATCGCCCGCAAGTCCGACAGCCCCAGCATCACCCGCGACGTGTCGGGCGAGGGCGTGCAGCAGGCGCTTCTGAAGATCATCGAAGGCACCGAGGCCAACATCCCCCCCAAGGGCGGACGCAAGCACCCCCAGCAGGAGTTCATCCGGCTGAACACCGCCAACATTCTGTTCATCGTGGGCGGCGCGTTCATCGGCCTGGAGAAGATCGTCCAGCAGCGCAATCGCGGCTCCTCCCTGGGATTCGGCGCCAAGATGGAAGGCAAGCGCGAGGACGACATGTCCAAGCTGCTCATGCAGTCGCATCCGTCCGATCTGGTGAAGTTCGGCCTGATCCCCGAGTTCGTGGGACGTATTCCCATCATCACGTCGCTGACGGAGCTCACCGAGGAAGACCTCATCCGCATCCTCACCGAGCCCAAGAACGCACTGGTGAAGCAGTACATGAAGCTCTTCGACCTGGACAAGGTCCGCCTGCGCTTCACCACCAACGCCCTGGCGGCCATCGCCCGCAAGGCTATTGAGCGCAAGACCGGCGCGCGCGGCCTGCGCAACGTGATGGAAAACATCATGCTGGAGATCATGTACCAGCTACCTTCGCTGACCGGCGTCACCGAGTGCGTCATCAACAAGGCCGTGGTGGAGAAGGGGCAGGAACCGCTGCTCTTCTACCAGCAGGAAGTGAAGACGGCGTAA